From one Rattus rattus isolate New Zealand chromosome 15, Rrattus_CSIRO_v1, whole genome shotgun sequence genomic stretch:
- the C15H5orf46 gene encoding uncharacterized protein C5orf46 homolog isoform X1, whose amino-acid sequence MAVSVLRLMVVLGLSALILTCRADDNPNDNDHPDEKSDKPDDSKNPEPGFPKFLSILGSEIIENAVDFILRSMSRGSSFMELEGDPGQQPSKVTS is encoded by the exons ATGGCTGTCTCAGTTCTTCGCCTGATGGTTGTCCTGGGACTGAGTGCCCTAATCCTGACATGCCGGGCAG ATGACAACCCAAATGATAATGACCACCCAGATGAGAAATCAGACAAGCCTGATGACTCTAAAAATCCAGAGCCAGGGTTCCCCAAATTCTTAAGCATCCTGGGTTCGGAGATCATTGAGAATGCAGTGGACTTCATCCTTCGCTCCATGTCCAGGGGATC aaGTTTTATGGAACTTGAAGGTGACCCTGGACAGCAACCTTCAAAAGTGACCTCCTAA
- the C15H5orf46 gene encoding uncharacterized protein C5orf46 homolog isoform X2, which yields MAVSVLRLMVVLGLSALILTCRADDNPNDNDHPDEKSDKPDDSKNPEPGFPKFLSILGSEIIENAVDFILRSMSRGSFMELEGDPGQQPSKVTS from the exons ATGGCTGTCTCAGTTCTTCGCCTGATGGTTGTCCTGGGACTGAGTGCCCTAATCCTGACATGCCGGGCAG ATGACAACCCAAATGATAATGACCACCCAGATGAGAAATCAGACAAGCCTGATGACTCTAAAAATCCAGAGCCAGGGTTCCCCAAATTCTTAAGCATCCTGGGTTCGGAGATCATTGAGAATGCAGTGGACTTCATCCTTCGCTCCATGTCCAGGGGATC TTTTATGGAACTTGAAGGTGACCCTGGACAGCAACCTTCAAAAGTGACCTCCTAA